Within Micromonospora parathelypteridis, the genomic segment CGTGCGCGCTGACGACGGGACTCGAACCCGCGGCCTTCCGGCTGACAACCGGATGCTCTTGCCACTGAGCTACGCCAGCTTGGTCCCGGCCGGTGGCCGGGAGAGTGGAGACGAGGGGGGTCGAACCCCTGACCTTCTGATTGCGAAACAGATGCCCTACCACCTGGGCCACGTCCCCATGATGTTGCTGCGTACCCGGAGCGCGATTCGAACGCGCACTGTCCCCGCCCTGAACGGGGTGCCTCCTGCCGTTGGGCTACCCGGGCATATTTTGGCGTGCCGACGCCCGGTGTCGATCCGGGTGCCCCTCCGTTATGAGCGGAGTGCTCTGCCGTTGAGCTACGTCGGCGAGGAGAGCCAGCGACGGGAGTTGAACCCGCTGCCTCCGGATTACGAAACCGGCGCTCGGCCTGGTGAGCTTCGCTGGCGTGGAGCCGGCGGCCGGGATCGAACCGGCCCGCTCGCGCTTACAAGACGCGTGCTCTGCCAACTGAGCTACGCCGGCCTGGTGCCCCCGACACGATTCGAACGTGCGCTGACGGCCGCCTCACGACCGTGCCTCTACCGTTGGGCTACGAGGGCTTGCGCTCCCAGGCCAGGATTCGAACCCAGCTCCCCGCATCCAGAGTGCGGTGTCTTACCGAATAGACGACCCGGGAATGGTGGCCGGCGAGCCGCGGACTCGCCGGCCGGCGATCAGCGCTGCACCGTACTGGACCAGGTGGGGACCGACGGCTGGAACCGCAGCTCCATGCCCGCCTCGGCGGGGGTCAGGTCGCAAAGGCGCAGGATCTTTGGCATCGGGAAGACGCCGATGAGCCTGTCGGGCTCGGCTTCGTGGATCTCGGCGACCTGGCGCATGAGCATCCGGATCGCGTGTCTGACCGGGACCCGGTGCAGCGGTCCCAGGTCGGCGTTGAGGACCATAACGGCGTCCACCGGGCCCTCCTTTCTCTCGTGGCCGGTGGCGCTTGGAGCCGCCGGCCGGAGTCGAACCGGCGACCTGCTCCCTACCATGGAGCTGCTCTACCGACTGAGCTACGACGGCATGGTGTGCTGAGTGCCCCGAGCGGGATTCGAACCCGCACTGTGCGCAGTTTGAGTGCGCTGCCTCCTACCAGTTGGGCTACCGGGGCATGCTTCCGCAGGTAGCGGCATCAGGCCTTGATCATCCACTGAGCGGCAGTAAGTTCCGGATCGGTAACTCCCGCGGCGACTTCCCCCACTGGTCGAGTGTGAGCTCCGGGAGCAGGAATCGAACCTGCGTCTGTACCGGGATCCAAAGTCCCGTCGCCCTTGCCAGCAGAGCATCCCGGAACGGTTGAGCGGTCGGCGGGCACCGACCCCGCTTCTTCGGTTTGGAAGACCGACGTGTCCGCCAAGTTCACCACGACCGCGTGGCGTTTTGCTTGCGTAGGCCGTACGGGGCTCGAACCCGTAATCTCCTGGCTGAGAACCAGGTGAGCTGCCAGCTTGCTCCAACGGCCCATGGAGCCGGCGGGGATCGCGGTCGCGCATCCACGATCGCCGCCAACGTGCCCTCCGGTCTGTCGAACCGGCGCTCTCTTAGCTGAGCTACAACCCCATGGTCCGGGACCGGGGTGTCGAACCCCGTGTCTCTCGCTCCCAAAGCGAGCGGGTCAGCCGTCTCCCTCGTCCCGGAGGTGGTGCCCCCGGCCGGCCCATGCAGGCGCCGGCCGGGGTTTTACCTATGCCATCCACTGTGGAGTTGAGAATCTGCGACGCCGCCGGCCGCAGCCGGGACGAAAAGCAGGGGCGGCAGGACTCGAACCTGCAACCTTCGGTTTTGGAGACCGGTGCTCTACCAGTTGAGCTACGCCCCTATGAAGTTGTTGCCAGGTAACGAAAAAGCCGCCCTATCCCTGTCGGGGTGGGCGGCTTCGCAGCTTGCGCTGGCGCTATTCGCGCCGCCACCCCGGCTTCCAGTTCTGCTCACTCACGCACAGATCGTGGGTTCGCCCAATCGAGGGCAGCACGCCACCGCTGCGCGGCATGAACCGCGTGGTTTCGGTGTAGGCGTACTGCAACACGGGGAACTCCTTGGGTTGGTCGGGACGGCCTTGCTCATTCAAGGTAGGCGCTGTGCCGATCGGATGGCAATGGATATTCCGAGCTGCCTTCATGTGACTCGCAGCCGCGATGTGCCCATATTTCTGGACAGGGCGGGGGGCTTCGAGCAGCTCGTCCAGCTCGGCCATCCGGGAACGGCATGCTACTGAAGCCGAGCGCGGGAGCGGATCAACCCTCGACAGCGGGTCGGCTGCGCACCACCAGCTCGTCGATCTCCAACCGGCCGACGCGCAGCTCCCGCACGACCGCCCGGCGGATGACCAGCCGCCCAACGACCAGCACCCCGACGGCCACGGCGCCGACGGCCAGGGCCCCTACGGCGAGGGCGCCGAGCGACGCCGCCCCCGCAGCCTGCGCGCCTGTAGCCACCGCGCCCGTCGCCACCGCGCCGTTGGCGCGCGTCCTGGTCAACCGCATCAGGCGAACCTCTCGCTTCATGCCCCCATTGTCCGTGCACCGTCGGCCACCCGCGCCCCACAGATCCCGGATGTCACCCCACAGTTCCATCGTCGCCGGTACCGCCCGGCGTCATTCGCTGCATCCATGCGTCGAAGGCGCCGGCATTGGACGGCAAGTCTCGTCCCGGCGCGAACAGCGCCGGGACGAGCGCTCGGTTCACCACCGTCAGCGGCCGTATGTCTCCAACAGCCGCAGCCACACCTCGCTGACGGTCGGGTATGCCGGAACCGCATGCCACAAGCGGTCCAGCGGGACCTCTCCGACGATGGCGATCGTCGCGGCGTGGATCAGTTCCGCGACGTCCGGACCGGCGAGGGTGCAGCCGACGATCACCTTCCGGTCCTCGTCGACGACCATCCGGGCGTGCCCCTTGTAGCCATCCGCGTGCAGAGCGGACCCGGCCACGGCGCTCAGGTCGTAGTCCACGACTCGGATCCGCAGCCCAGCCGTTTCAGCGGCGGCCGCCGTCAGGCCCACCGAGGCGATTTCCGGGTCGGTGAAGACCACCTGCGGCACCGCACGCTCGTCAGCCGTCGCGACGTGCCGGCCCCACCGGGCGTCCTCGACCTTCTCACCCTTAGCCCGGGCCACGATCACGTCGCCCACCGCCCGCGCCTGATACTTACCCTGATGGGTCAACAGCACCCGCCGGTTCACGTCACCCGCCGCATACAGCCACCCACCGCCGTCGACGACGCGCAAGGTGTCGTCGACCGCCAGCCAAGCACCCGGCGCCAGGCCAACGCCGTCTAGGCCGATGTCCTGAGTGTTAGGTGTACGGCCGACTGCCACCAGGACCTCGTCAGCCTCGACCCGCTCGCCGGAGGCGGTCTCGATGTGGACGGTTCCGCTGTCGTCGCGCTTGACGGATACGGCCTCCGCGCCGAGGCGTACCGACACACCGGCCTCGCGCAGCGAATCCGTGACCAGTTCACCGGCGAACGGCTCCACCGACGGCAACACACCGTCGCGAGCCAGCACCGTCACCGAGGACCCCAGGGCGGCGAACGCGGTCGCCATCTCGGCCGCCACCACGCCGCCACCGATGATCGCGAGCCGGCGGGGAACCGACCCGGCCGAAGCCGCCTCGCGGCTGGACCAGGGCGCCGCCTCACGTAGACCCGGGATATCCGGCAACAGAGCGCTACTGCCGGTCGCGACGACCACCGCGTGCCGCGCGGTCAGCCTCGTCGTGACACCGTCGACGCCGGTCACCTCGACAACCCGGGGGGAACTGATCCGCCCCTGACCACGGTGCAGCGCGATGCCAGCCGAATCCAGCCACGAAACCTGCCCGTCGTCCTGCCAATGCGACGCGAAGGAGTCCCGCCGACCCAGCACCGCAACCGCGTCCAGGTCTCCCGTCACCGCCTCACGCGCACCCGGCAATTGGCGAGCCGCCCGCAACGCGGACGCGCTGCGCAGCAACGCCTTGGTTGGCATACAGGCCCAGTACGAGCACTCGCCACCAACCAACTCCCGCTCGACGATCGCGGCGGTCAGCCCACCCTGCACGACCCGGTCGGCAACGTTCTCCCCGACCGGACCCGCACCGATCACGACGACGTCGTACTCGACGGCGGTCATGTTCAGTTGCCCTTAGCGGCACGGCCGAGGCGGATAGCCGCGATGAGGAAGAAGATGGCGCCGGGAATGGCGTAACCGGCCGCGTTGGTCAGCGACGGGTGATCCGCAGAGGCTCCGACGATGAAGGACCCGCCAGCCAGCACCGAGATGCCGCCGCTGATGATCATCGGCCACTGGCCGCCCATCTTCCGACGGGTGACACCGACGATCAACTGGACCAGACCGGCGACGACCGCCCAGGCACCCCACACCCGCAGGACAGCGGGAACACCGGACGCGCCGGCGACACCCACGCCGACCGCCGTGACCAGGCTCACCGCGATGTTCACGTACAGCAGGGTCGGCGAGCCGGTGGTCCGCGACGCACGAAGGTCGTAGACGGCGGCGCCCACGTCGAACAGCGGGTAGAGCACGAACAGCGTCACCGCGAGCGGGCCGATCTCCTTGGCGGTAGCGATCGTCACGAGTGCCCACACGATGGCGAACGCGAAGCGGACGAAGTACAGCCGCCGCAGTGCGGACGCAGTCTGGGAGATGCCGGGCAAAGCAGCAATGGTGGTCACGGGTGACCCTTTCAGCGGAGGGGTAGAGAGACCGAACGTTCTGTCTTCCCGAGCATGACAGACTCAACCCGTACCGTCAAGACCGAACGTTCTATCCGCTAAGATGGCGACATGACGCCCACCGCACCCGGTGCCC encodes:
- a CDS encoding dihydrolipoyl dehydrogenase family protein, encoding MTAVEYDVVVIGAGPVGENVADRVVQGGLTAAIVERELVGGECSYWACMPTKALLRSASALRAARQLPGAREAVTGDLDAVAVLGRRDSFASHWQDDGQVSWLDSAGIALHRGQGRISSPRVVEVTGVDGVTTRLTARHAVVVATGSSALLPDIPGLREAAPWSSREAASAGSVPRRLAIIGGGVVAAEMATAFAALGSSVTVLARDGVLPSVEPFAGELVTDSLREAGVSVRLGAEAVSVKRDDSGTVHIETASGERVEADEVLVAVGRTPNTQDIGLDGVGLAPGAWLAVDDTLRVVDGGGWLYAAGDVNRRVLLTHQGKYQARAVGDVIVARAKGEKVEDARWGRHVATADERAVPQVVFTDPEIASVGLTAAAAETAGLRIRVVDYDLSAVAGSALHADGYKGHARMVVDEDRKVIVGCTLAGPDVAELIHAATIAIVGEVPLDRLWHAVPAYPTVSEVWLRLLETYGR